The Bacteroidales bacterium genomic interval CATACGTTTGTATGCTCACAGCACCCTCACCAAAGTTAGTTGTATCTAAACCATTCTGACAATCCTTGTGATGAGAGAAAACAATCGTTAGAGACGGATTGTGATAATGGCTTATCTACTGCCTAACTTTTAGGTATCGGGTTTGCTCACATACGTTTGTATGCTCACAGCACCCTCACCAAAGTTAGTTGTATCTAAACCATTCTGACAATCCTTGTGATGAGAGAAAACATCCGTTAGATACGGATTGTGATAATGGCTGGTTAAGTTGTTAGTTTTTAGTTTTCGGCTTCGCCGCCCTACGGGTAGTTTTTAGTTACATATCTAACAACTAACAACAAATAACTAAGGTGCGTAAGCACCGCACAACTTAGGAGAGAAAATGAAATACATAATAATACTTGGCGATGGAATGGCTGATGAGCCGATAGAAGAGTTGGGCGGAAAAACACCTCTTCAAGCGGCTAACGTGCCATCTATGGACTGGATTGCCAGAAACGGTCGATGCGGTCTGTTAAAGAGTGTCCCTGACGGATATGCTCCGGGTAGCGAAGTGGCAAACCTTGCCATACTTGGTTACGACCTCGATAAAGTATTTGAGGGCAGAGGTTCGTTAGAGGCAGCAAGTATGGGCGTGAGGATAGAGGATAACGAAGTAGCAATGCGTTGTAACCTTATCTGTGTACAAGACGGAAAGATAAAAAATCACTCGGCAGGGCATATCTCAAACGAGGAGGCTACTGAGTTGATAAACTATATGCAACAAGAGTTGGGAGGAGGAGACGTAAATCTGTTTCCGGGAATATCGTACCGCCACCTCTTGAAGATTAAAAACGGAGATAAACGTATAAAATGCACCCCTCCTCACGATGTACCAGGTACTCCATGCGTTGATGTTATGCCTCAGGCACAAGCAGAGGAGGCACAAGCAACAGCCGATAAGATAAATGCTCTAATCTTAAAATCGCAGGAGTTGTTGCCACTTCATCCCGTAAACCAAAAACGAGTAGCAGAGGGTAAAGATCCTGCCAATAGCCTATGGCCGTGGTCGCCAGGATATCGCCCTGCTATGCAAACATTTCAACAGCAATACGGAATAAAGAGCGGAGCGGTAATCTCGGCAGTTGATTTGATAAAAGGTATAGGTGTGTATGCAGGTCTAACTTCAATTGAAGTAGAGGGAGCAACAGGGTTGTATAATACCAACTACGAAGGCAAAGCCGAAGCGGCAATAAAGGCTTTGAGAGAAAATGATTTCTTGTTTCTGCATGTAGAGGCAAGTGATGAGGCTGGACACGAGGGAGATTATGAGTTGAAGAAGAGAACAATAGAGTATCTTGATAGTCGTATAATAGCCCCAATATTGGAGGCAATGCCTGCATTGGGAGATGACCTCACAATAGCCCTATTACCAGACCACCCAACCCCTTGTCGCCTACGCACTCATACACGCCAAGCGGTACCCTTTGCAATATACACACCAGGAGTAGAACCTGACGATGTGAAAGAGTACAACGAATTTAGTGTAAAACAAGGCTGTTACACAACGCTCACAGGAGCACAATTTATAAAAGAGATATTTAAACAATAAAGCAATGATATATTACAGTACAAACGGACAGGCATCCGATGCAACATTAGCCGATGCAGTAGTAAAAGGATTGGCATCGGACAAAGGTTTGTTTATGCCCGAGAAGATAAAATCTCTACCACAAGAGTTCTTCGATAATATTCAAGATATGACCTTTCAAGAGATAGCATTTGAAGTGGCAAATGCATTTTTTGGAGAAGATATAGAGCGTGAAACACTACGCAAAATAGTATATGACACACTATCTTTTGATGCTCCAGCGGTAAAGGTCGATGATAACATCTACTCATTGGAGTTGTTCCATGGTCCCACACTTGCATTCAAAGATGTAGGAGCAAGATTTATGGCTCGTCTTTTAGGACACTTTATAGCGCAAGAGGGTGAAGGACGCGAAGTAAACGTATTGGTGGCAACTTCGGGTGATACAGGAAGTGCCGTAGCCAACGGATTTTTAGGCGTACCCGGCATAAAAGTATATGTATTATATCCTCATGCAAAGGTAACCGAGATACAAGAGAAACAATTCACAACACTCGGACAAAATATAACAGCCATAGAGGTAGAGGGAACATTTGACGATTGCCAAGCATTGGTAAAATCGGCATTTATGGATAAAGAGTTGAACGAGGCAATGAAACTAACTTCGGCAAACTCAATAAACGTGGCACGATTCTTACCTCAAGCATTCTACTACTTCTACGCATACGCACAACTCAAAAAAGCAGGGAAGGCAGATAATGTGGTATGTTGCGTACCAAGTGGTAACTTTGGAAACATAACAGCAGGATTGTTTGGTAAAAAAATGGGATTGCCAATAAAACGCTTTATAGCAGCAAATAACCGCAACGATGTATTTTTGGAGTATCTAAATACAGGTAAATATAACCCACGTCCATCGGTAGCCACAATAGCAAACGCAATGGATGTAGGCGATCCCAGTAACTTTGCCCGAATATTGGCACTATACGAAAACTCTCACCAAGCAATAACTGCTGAGATAAGCGGAGTATCATATAACGATGAAGAGATACGTCAAACAGTAAAAGAGGCATACACACGCACAGGATACTTATTAGATCCACATGGAGCATGCGGATACAGGGCTTTATGTGAAAAACTTATTGACGGTGAAGTAGGTTTCTTCTTGGAGACAGCACACCCTGCCAAATTTCTCAACACCGTAGAGGAGGTGATAGGAGAACAAGTAGCAATACCCGAGCGTCTTCAAGCCTTTATGCGAGGAACAAAAGAGAGCATAATGATGAAACCCAATTTTGCTGACTTTAAAGAGTTCTTACTAAGTAGATAGGAAAACGAAGTCCTTAGTTTTAAACTAACAATATAGTTGTGTTAGTAAAAACTATTTTGAGCGTAAGTAACTTCTAAATATTATAAACACAAAGAGGCTGAAATCAAAATCGTATTTTGATACAGCCTCTTTCATTTAAGTACAAAATATTTTACTTAGCCTTTTTAATCATATCAGAGATGGTGTCATCACCTGTAATTTGATTTGCAGTACGTTTTAAAAGACTATTCACAGTGTCATGAGTTAGGTGTCGAATACCATATTTGCTTTCGAATAAATATCTAACGTATGTTGATATTCTATGCCACTCTTTTGGGTTTAATAATGGATTCTTAACCATGTCAGAAAGATAAGAGAGAGCAATCTCTTTTGAACTTTTACCACTGCCTGAATATCTCTCGCTCTCGCGATGCGTCATATTATGATACACATCTTCTAAAAGGTTGTCTAACTCACTGCCCAATACACCTCTTAATCCTGTAGTCTCATAGCCCTTTTGAATAAGCGTGTTGTATAGTTCTTGTTGATTCTTTATGTTGTTACCAATTATCGCAACCTCATCAGTTTCGGGATTATAGAAACCTTTGCTTTGAGAGTGATCGCCAATATATTTTTTATACTCTTTAGGAACTTCGTTAATGTCGGCATACAAACGAGTCTTTAACTTCATCTTGCCACCAATGTCGTTAAGCATATCTCTACGTAATGAGTTTGCATACTCAGATGCATACTCGCCAATGTTCCATACATCATACCTTTTTCTGCTTCGTGGATAAAATCTCGGGTTAAGTTGGTAATTTTCTCCAAAAACATCCGATACAAGTTTCTCCCTTATAAACCAATCTTCTGCGCTCAAACCATCAAGATCAAAGGAGTATAGATGTTTGTTGTTCACTCTATCAGGAATATAGCCAAACCTCTCTTTCGATAAAAAGTCTATAGTTGGACGTTCGGGAAGATAAAACTCCTCTAATACTTTTCTCAGTCTGGGAGCATAATGGTCATACTCCGCTACTGTCATTTCCCCTAAATCAATAAGAGGTTTGTTTTTTTCTTTAACCCCATCACCTGGAAGTCTTTTAAAGTTCTCTCGTGCTAATTGTAGAATTTTATTCTCTCGAGCAGCAAATGTAGGCTTATCAAGGTTTCCTGTAAGTCCAGAATATCCTTTAGGCCTGTATTCGGCTGGGAAA includes:
- a CDS encoding cofactor-independent phosphoglycerate mutase, whose amino-acid sequence is MKYIIILGDGMADEPIEELGGKTPLQAANVPSMDWIARNGRCGLLKSVPDGYAPGSEVANLAILGYDLDKVFEGRGSLEAASMGVRIEDNEVAMRCNLICVQDGKIKNHSAGHISNEEATELINYMQQELGGGDVNLFPGISYRHLLKIKNGDKRIKCTPPHDVPGTPCVDVMPQAQAEEAQATADKINALILKSQELLPLHPVNQKRVAEGKDPANSLWPWSPGYRPAMQTFQQQYGIKSGAVISAVDLIKGIGVYAGLTSIEVEGATGLYNTNYEGKAEAAIKALRENDFLFLHVEASDEAGHEGDYELKKRTIEYLDSRIIAPILEAMPALGDDLTIALLPDHPTPCRLRTHTRQAVPFAIYTPGVEPDDVKEYNEFSVKQGCYTTLTGAQFIKEIFKQ
- the thrC gene encoding threonine synthase codes for the protein MIYYSTNGQASDATLADAVVKGLASDKGLFMPEKIKSLPQEFFDNIQDMTFQEIAFEVANAFFGEDIERETLRKIVYDTLSFDAPAVKVDDNIYSLELFHGPTLAFKDVGARFMARLLGHFIAQEGEGREVNVLVATSGDTGSAVANGFLGVPGIKVYVLYPHAKVTEIQEKQFTTLGQNITAIEVEGTFDDCQALVKSAFMDKELNEAMKLTSANSINVARFLPQAFYYFYAYAQLKKAGKADNVVCCVPSGNFGNITAGLFGKKMGLPIKRFIAANNRNDVFLEYLNTGKYNPRPSVATIANAMDVGDPSNFARILALYENSHQAITAEISGVSYNDEEIRQTVKEAYTRTGYLLDPHGACGYRALCEKLIDGEVGFFLETAHPAKFLNTVEEVIGEQVAIPERLQAFMRGTKESIMMKPNFADFKEFLLSR